The segment CACAAAGTCAGAGGGACTTGGGGACCAAGGAGCTGCATGGCTGGACCAGTGGGCATCCCCTGGAGCTTGCACCCAGCACCATGAGCTCAGTCCTGCCAGGCAGGGGATGTGCTCTGGAGATGGTGCTTGTTGCTGCCAGTCTTTCCTGCCCAATGGAGGCTCTtctggaggcagagcagggtgtATATTTTTATCCTGGAATTGGAGTATTTATAGCTTCCTCATGCTGCTCCAATGAGCACTGTAGAAACACTCTCTGGAAAGTGTTGCCTGTTTGCTGGAGTCCATCTGGGCTGCACATGCATGCGCACACATGTACTGGTGTCGACGCACGCACTCCCCCAGCAGGGTACTCATTCCCAGCCCCTGTGAGTCCCCACACTGCTGGAAAAATGTCTTGGGGCAGTGATCAGGGCCACCACAGTAGTACACGGACAGCGTCTCCCCAAAGTCTACTCAGGTCTaggtgtggggctggcaggaatCCCAGACTGAGGCCAGTCAGTGTCATAAACCCTCTTCCCCAGCAGGCTGCCAGGCCAAGGGGATACCTTATTCATCCCCTCTCCTTCACTGACTGCATCAGGGTCCCCAGAAACCTCCCAGGGGAGATGCTGACTGCCTAATTTAAGGTCATCCCAGCCTTAATTCAGCAGCAGGTGATGGGGTTGGGGAAGGatctgggcaggggctgcagggaaccTGAGCATGAGCTGATcagagagcacagggacactgggcTGGGGTCTGCAGGCAAGGCCAGCTGCATGGGCACAGATGCTGTGCAGGCAGGCAAGGGGCCACAGGAATGGCAGTGGCAAGGAGAGGGACAACCTCCATGCAGTCCTGCGAGCTGAGGGCAAGCTGAAATGTCACGCAATTTCCTCTGTTGCCAGAAGCCACTTCCTCCACTTTCCAGTACAGATGAAGAAAGGCAATTGCAGCTCGCGCTCGCGCTGAGCAAAGAGGAGCACGAGAAGGTACCTGTGTCCTGCAGTCCTGGCGCTCTGCTCTCCTTGCACTTGGTCTTCACTCTGTGGCACTGGAGCCCAAAGCATCACCTTGCTCTGGTGCCCgctttgcttttgctgctcCAGGCTGTCTGCTGAGTGCTCTCCCGGGGGCTCGGCCCTGGAGGAGCTGTCTGCTCAGATGCTGGGACTTTTCGGgtggcagctcctgtgctgggtgtgTCTCCTAGAGAAGGTGCTGGCTGCAGGGTTGCTGAGCTCACAGgccccatcccttgtccccacagGAAGTGAGGACTTGGCAAGGGGAGAACTCCCTGCAGCAGAGACCAGTGGAGGAGactgccccaggcagggacgAAGAGCAAGAGGAAGATAAGATGAAGAAAAGCCAGGTACAGCACTGGAGGCTGGGTGGCCACACAGGGGTGATCCTCCAGGTCTGCCCCAGGCTCCTCTCACCTCTCTATTCCCCTTTTGTCTGCAGTCCTCTATTCTGGAGCTGGCAGATATATTCGGGCCGGCGCCAGCCCCCTCCAGCCACACGTCTGCTGACCCATGGGATATGCCAGGTGAGGACAACTTGCAGGCTGCCAAAATTTGAGACAGTGGCAGAAAGTTGTCCCTTGCTTCTGTTCCTCCCCAGTCCTCAGAAGCTCAACATTGAGGacttctgccttcttcccctgCTGTTACACTTCCAGGTGGTACTGCTGGAAGCCATGGTCCGCTGGCCACATCCCCACCACTCACCattcctctgtgctgtgcatTGTTCTCTTCTCCCACAGTTTCACTTTCTTTCCAGATATGAAACCCAAAGTGGAGCCGGTGGCCTCTGCCTGGACCGGTGCAGCAGATCCCTGGGTGCCAGTCCCAGACCCTGGTGGGGAGCCCCTCTGCCAGGCGAGCGCCTCATCCCAGCAAACCTCTGCTGGGCCCTGGGACTTTCCCCCCAGCACCGCTGCAGCCTCTGACCCCTGGGGGAAGGCACCCATGTCTTCTGGCTTCCCTCCTGCAGACCCCTGGGGAACAGCAGCCCCCCCAACCTCCCAGGGCTCCAGTTCTACACCAGCTCCTGACCCTTGGgctgctgtgtctgagcagccTCCAGCCCCTGGTAAGAGGCTCAGTGGACCTTTTGGCTCTGTTGAGGATTGAGGACAGCCTTGACCATCACTATCCTCCTGCAAGTGGGCATCTCTGGGTTCTCCCCACTTCCTCCTTCAGCCAGCTCCCCAAACACCTCCTTCCCACCTTCCTAACACTCAGCAGAACCTCTGCTCACCCCTCAGCATCCTGAAACTTCAATGAACTTTTAGGCTTTATCTTTGTACAGAATAGACTGCTTTAATTACCATGGCAGTTAATAGATCCATCCCATGGGAGCAAATGGCAGCCCCACACCCCTCCAGCAGTGGGTTGATGCTGTGTCCCATTAGTAATACCTATTTGCTCAACCCAGATGACCCCTGTACACCCTGCCAGGACCAGACAGGACCGTTGCTGGTCACAGGTGCCAGGTTGCAGATGGGGAAACAGTTGTAGGAGCAGCCTGTGTTTTACAGCTCTCAGTGTCACTCTCAGTTCCTCCTTGGTGTTTCCATCAGCCCTATGAAGGTCCTGCATGTGTTGCCCCCAGTTTTGGTCCTTGGTGAGGGTTGCAGAACCTGGTGTGGGGGCCAGTGCTGGTTGCTAAAGCATTCCTGCAGACCTCTTCCCTCCACCtctccctgctggggctgggaaaggggacgTGCTTGGTGTGGGGTAATGGCTGTGAGTAGTAGGGGTGTCTTGCTCTGCAATGATCTCATAATCTAGCTCATCTAAGCCTTCCCCAGTGCACATTCCTAACCCCCAACCCCACGTCCCGCACTGCACCCCCTCTTCTCTGTCTTCTTGCAGGCAGCCACCCCTGCCTCTCTCCTGCCCTTCCATCTCCTGCCTCCCACCTCCCTGCTTGCTCCCCTCCTTGAGTGTCCCCTCTTCCCCCCAGCTCCAGGGGGGAACGCTTTTGACCCATTTGCAAAGCCGCCCGAGCCGCCGGAGCAGGAGCCCTCCCAGCCGCCCTCCTCGGCCAAGTCCAGCAGCCCTGTGGGTAAGAGCTGGGAGTGGGCAGGTGGGGACGGTgactgtccctgcctgtggcagggaggCAGTTCTAGGGCTGGCCAGGGTGTGTAGCTGCTTGCTGGCGTGGCCAGAGCTTGTTCCCACGGGCGCGTGTGCGGCCCCACGGCTGAGGGAGAGCAGCCCGAGTCTCTGTGTGTACCCATGTCCCCAACTCTGCTGGCTCTCATGGTGGCTTGGGGGATGCTCGGGCAGGCCATGCCGCAGGCTCATCCCCGCTGCGTCACGCTGTGACCGGGGCTGAAACGTGTTGTCAGCCACCCTGTGCGGTGACAAGGGAGGATGCTGTCAACCTCGGTTTCTCCCAGCTGGCTCATATGTCTCAtctcccctccctccatcccagaACCTGACCCCTTTGGAGACCTATTCCCCAGCACCAGGCAGGATGGGGGAAAGAGCTTTGACCTTGCCAACCTGGCTGATTCCCTGCCTGAATCTGGCAAGGAGCGGAAGGACTGTAAAACCCCCGAGGCCTTCCTTGGCCCTGCCGCCTCCTCCCTGGTCAACCTGGACTCCTTGGTCGCACCCACTCCGGCCTCCAAGACCCGCAACCCCTTTCTCTCGGGTaggtgctgcagggctgctggccaggggcttccctgggctgggcaggtggtgggcaggggagaaagaagaggagaaggacTGGGGGTGGCTTGGCTGCCCTGACACGTCCCATCTGCTGTTCCTTTCCAGGTCTGAGCACGCCGTCCCCCACCAACCCCTTCAGCCTCTCCGAGCAGCCCAAGCCGACGCTGAACCAGATGCGGACCAGCTCTCCAGTGCCCGGCCTGCCCGCCGGCCACCCCGCCAACTCCATGACCTACAGCGCATCCCTGCCGCTGCCCCTCAGCAGCGTCCCCGCCGCCACCGCTGCCCTCCCCGCCTCCGCCAGTGCCTTTCCGCAGGCTGGCACCTTCCCCGAACTCCCCGGCACCTTGCCGCAGCCTTTACTGCCGCTGAGCGGtcccccggccccgccgtcCGCGCCCGGGGGGCTCAACCCCTTCCTCTGAACCCTCTGGACATGTGGACTTtcaccccctccccagctgtTACGATTCCCCCCCGATCTTTCCTCCCACCGAGACTTGGGGGTTTGCTAAGCTGCACGGGCGGGTGTCCCCACGCAGCCCCGTGCCCAGTGTGGGGGGCAGCCGGCATGAGCCCCCGCGCTTAACGGGCAACAGGGGACCCTTCCCCTGCGAGGGCTGGTGCGGGGGGCCGCggtggggctggctggggagcGGCCGGCAGGAGCCCCGGTGCTCGAGGGACAGGAGGGATCCCCCCACCCCCGTTCCCCCGCGAGGGGCCGTGGCGGAGCCTCGCAAAGGGCTGCGGAGCGGGGGCTCCGCTCAGCGGGCCGGACGGTGCACGGGCTTCGGCTGCTGGATGGACCCGCGGCAGAACCGCGGCGATCCGGGGCAGCGCGGGGACGGGGCTGGAAGCCGCGGGTCCTCCCACCCCGCGGGGCTCCCCCTCGCCTCCGTCCCGCCGCCACTGCCCCCTCTCCCCGCCCGTGCTGGGCACCGCTCCAGGGGCGGGGACGGCGGTGCTGGGGCGCCCTTGCGACAATAAACTGCGTCGAGCGACCCGGTGTACGCCTGTGAGTGCCCCGTGGAACAATGAACGGCGCTGAGCCATGGCGGCAGCCGGGCTGGACCGGGGCGGGACCGAGACCGGGAGGGGCGGGGTCTAACCGGGAAGGGGGCGGGGCTTTAGCGAGACCGGTGATTGGCGTGACGGGGCTCAGGGGGTGGGACCGAGGCCGTGAGGGGCGGGtctcagcggggctggggcGGGGCTCCAGCGGGGCCGGTGATTGGAGAGACGGCAGCTCAGGGGGCGGGGACTGGGAGTCGCCGCCATGTTGGCGCCGCTGCGCAGCGCCTGCAGGTACCGGAGGGTCCGGGGGGCTGGCCCGGGTCCGGGCGCGGTGGTTGCGCCCCCCTCCAGCCTCGCTGCGCTGTCGCCTCGCCCTAGCTACTGCGCGGACCCTCCCCGCACCTCTGCTGTGTCTCCCGCGTCCTCGCTGCAGCGTCCGCGTCCCCTGAATTCTCCTGCAACGCCCTGCACCCCTCCTGCATCTCGTCTAGATTCTCCCTGCATCTTCCCGAGTCCCTCCTATAGCCTTTCCGCACCCGTGCGCTTCTGCCTTCCCCGATATCCTCCCCATATCTCTCTGCATCTTCCCTAAATTCTTCTCGCGCTACCGCAGCCCCTGTCCGGCTTTACACACTCTGTATCCCCGTTCTGCACCCCGTTCCCACCTCCTGCATCCCCATACCCAACCCTTCATCTGCCCAGCAGCACAAGGGTCTCCCAGGTCccctcctgcctttccccatGAAGAGCCTGTGCCCCCTGCCCACACCCACTCCACGGGAGGGGATGTTCTCTCTGAGGACACGCAGATCTAGTCCCCAGATGCTGctcctgcatttccagctgTTGATTGTGCCCCCGAAGTGTGCTGGTGGGGGGCAGCCCTGGGAATGGCTTTCACCCCACCGTGGGGGGGTATGCTAAACTGGAGAACAACCTCCCACTCCAGTGAGTGAGTGGAAAGGACTCGTAGGGTTCTTGGGGGGATTGAGGTGGACTGAGCCCCAGCAGAGCTACCCGGGGCTGAGGCTGAGAATGGTTCCCTGGGCGTGGGGAGCAGTaccctgccctggggcacagcaggatcTGGGCTGGTGGTGTTGATGCTATGGTCTGTCATGGCTCTGTCCAGAGGCTGAGCTTTGTTGTGGTGAGCAGGGAACCCCTGAGCCTGTTTGGTGTCACAGGCACACATTTCTAACGGGGATCGCAGCCATGGCCACGGTGGGGACACCTGGCACCCCCAGTGTCCCTCGTCACACCAACCGCCTGATTAAGGAAAAGTCCCCGTACCTCCTGCAGCATGCCCACAACCCCGTGGATTGGTAAGTGCAATGGGAagccctccccccacccccctcttCCTTGTGCCCCGGGGCTCAGGGACTCTTGTCTTTCCCCCCACAGGTACCCTTGGGGTCAGGAAGCCTTTGATAaagcaaagacagaaaacaagctGATATTCCTGTCAGGTAACCAGAAACAAGGCATATTTCTTGTCCCCACGTGTTTGTCAGTAGATGATCAGATAAGATGAGCTTCATCCTGAGCTGGTGTGTGAGTAGCCATGTAGGTATGGATGACCACCAAGCAAGAGAGTACCACATGTTGGAATAGCTCTCTCTGGAAATGGGCTATATGCAGGACCAGAGTCCTTGGCCAGCCTTTAGGAGCAAGAGCTGGAGAATTCAGGAGACTTTTCTCCTCCATCTCTTGtccagggaggcagcagctgtTGCCCATAGCAAGGGTCCCCATCACTGAGTGTTCTCCCCATCATGTGtttcctgctccctgccaagGACCATTCCTCACCCACCTGAGCTTGTTTGCAGTTGGCTACTCCACCTGCCACTGGTGCCATGTCATGGAGGAGGAGTCCTTCAAGAGCAAGGAGATCGGGGAGATCATGAATGAGCACTTCGTATGCATCAAAGTGGATCGTGAGGAGCGGCCAGATGTGGACAAAGTGTATATGACCTTtgtgcaggtgagggaggcacAGGCAGGGCCCAGGAGGCTTTGACTGGCTCCCTCAGGGTGTTGTTCATGTTCCTCAGGCAAGCAGAACCAGTATACGGGGTGGTCTGGATGGGTCACTAGGGTGGACAGAATGACACATCTGTCTCCAAGAGGGGGCTCTTGAATATGCTGGAGGGGCACAGAGCAGGTGCCTCTTGTGTGACCTTGATGCACATGCTTTTTGTCTTTCAGGCCACCAGTGGTGGAGGTGGTTGGCCCATGAGTGTCTGGCTAACCCCAGACCTCAAGCCCTTTGCTGGGGGCACGTATTTCCCTCCTGAGGATGGAGTTCACCGTGTTGGTTTTCGGACTGTGCTGCTCCGGATCGCGGAGCAGGTGCGGGGTAGGAATGGTGTAGTGGGCAGGGCTGAACCACAGGGGGAACAGGGAAATTGGGCTGGGCTTGAAGGGGGTGACTGAGTTAGGAGATTTAATAATGAGGAAGAGTAGCCCAGAGAACAAGCCAGAGCTTTGGCTTGGTTAGGAGTGGGTTTGAGCTGATTTGGGGAGGGTGTTCGAGAACTGGAGGTGTGGTTTGGACTGGTGCAAGGCAAGAACAactgtcttttttccccttga is part of the Cinclus cinclus chromosome 20, bCinCin1.1, whole genome shotgun sequence genome and harbors:
- the EPN3 gene encoding epsin-3 isoform X2, with protein sequence MTTSALRRQVKNIVHNYSEAEIKVREATSNDPWGPPSSLMSEIADLTFNTVAFAEVMGMIWRRLNDSGKNWRHVYKALTLLDYLIKTGSEKVTHQCRENLYTIQTLKDFQYVDRDGKDQGINIREKVKQVMALLKDEERLKQERAHALQTKERMALEGMGSGSHQVTYGRRASPYGEDYSRARGSPSSFNSSSSSPRFTSDLEQARPQTTGEEELQLQLALAMSREEAEKKPLPPLSSTDEERQLQLALALSKEEHEKEVRTWQGENSLQQRPVEETAPGRDEEQEEDKMKKSQSSILELADIFGPAPAPSSHTSADPWDMPDMKPKVEPVASAWTGAADPWVPVPDPGGEPLCQASASSQQTSAGPWDFPPSTAAASDPWGKAPMSSGFPPADPWGTAAPPTSQGSSSTPAPDPWAAVSEQPPAPEPDPFGDLFPSTRQDGGKSFDLANLADSLPESGKERKDCKTPEAFLGPAASSLVNLDSLVAPTPASKTRNPFLSGLSTPSPTNPFSLSEQPKPTLNQMRTSSPVPGLPAGHPANSMTYSASLPLPLSSVPAATAALPASASAFPQAGTFPELPGTLPQPLLPLSGPPAPPSAPGGLNPFL
- the EPN3 gene encoding epsin-3 isoform X1, translated to MTTSALRRQVKNIVHNYSEAEIKVREATSNDPWGPPSSLMSEIADLTFNTVAFAEVMGMIWRRLNDSGKNWRHVYKALTLLDYLIKTGSEKVTHQCRENLYTIQTLKDFQYVDRDGKDQGINIREKVKQVMALLKDEERLKQERAHALQTKERMALEGMGSGSHQVTYGRRASPYGEDYSRARGSPSSFNSSSSSPRFTSDLEQARPQTTGEEELQLQLALAMSREEAEKKPLPPLSSTDEERQLQLALALSKEEHEKEVRTWQGENSLQQRPVEETAPGRDEEQEEDKMKKSQSSILELADIFGPAPAPSSHTSADPWDMPDMKPKVEPVASAWTGAADPWVPVPDPGGEPLCQASASSQQTSAGPWDFPPSTAAASDPWGKAPMSSGFPPADPWGTAAPPTSQGSSSTPAPDPWAAVSEQPPAPAPGGNAFDPFAKPPEPPEQEPSQPPSSAKSSSPVEPDPFGDLFPSTRQDGGKSFDLANLADSLPESGKERKDCKTPEAFLGPAASSLVNLDSLVAPTPASKTRNPFLSGLSTPSPTNPFSLSEQPKPTLNQMRTSSPVPGLPAGHPANSMTYSASLPLPLSSVPAATAALPASASAFPQAGTFPELPGTLPQPLLPLSGPPAPPSAPGGLNPFL